A genomic region of Thermocrinis sp. contains the following coding sequences:
- a CDS encoding DsbC family protein: protein MRLWFVLFALISVVFSQDLYSEFVKEQVKQIPLSKAIVFGKGKVEIITFINPDCGHCRKEWQDLKKHPDKIKVYIFLLPFANLPESRAKSDYIACSKDRIKALDEVLSGRMDGKSLDVKKCGLVDEHIEIAKTLNINATPYNIILKDYKVIEGYNPRMLEIIGVKK, encoded by the coding sequence ATGAGACTCTGGTTTGTACTTTTTGCTTTAATTTCCGTTGTTTTTTCTCAAGACCTATACAGTGAGTTTGTCAAAGAACAGGTAAAACAAATACCCCTAAGCAAGGCTATAGTGTTTGGGAAAGGAAAGGTAGAAATTATCACCTTTATAAACCCGGACTGTGGCCACTGTAGGAAAGAGTGGCAGGACCTAAAAAAGCATCCCGATAAGATAAAGGTTTATATATTTCTCCTTCCTTTTGCTAACCTTCCAGAAAGCAGAGCAAAGTCTGACTATATAGCATGTTCAAAGGACAGAATAAAAGCCTTAGATGAGGTGCTCTCTGGTAGGATGGACGGAAAGTCTTTAGATGTTAAAAAGTGTGGTCTTGTGGATGAGCACATAGAGATAGCAAAGACGTTAAACATAAACGCTACCCCGTACAACATAATCCTAAAGGACTACAAAGTTATAGAAGGGTACAACCCACGAATGCTTGAGATTATAGGTGTGAAGAAGTGA
- a CDS encoding AAA family ATPase has protein sequence MVLIGLSGSGKSFVANILHKEFGFEWIRSDQIRKEMAGLELTKKVKVGFSEGIYAEDWTRKVYERMLEIAEEKLRQGKSVVLDATFLKKWQRQMVLKKFPDAVLIWITASEEEILKRLNSREDISDADVEIYLKQKEIFEPPQEAFILDTTKNSGYIRERLKEILERSHS, from the coding sequence GTGGTTCTAATTGGACTGTCTGGAAGTGGAAAGTCCTTTGTAGCAAACATTCTGCATAAAGAGTTTGGTTTTGAGTGGATAAGGAGCGACCAGATAAGGAAAGAAATGGCTGGTTTGGAACTTACCAAAAAGGTAAAGGTTGGTTTTTCAGAGGGCATCTATGCGGAAGATTGGACGAGAAAGGTCTATGAGCGTATGCTGGAGATTGCTGAAGAAAAACTCAGGCAAGGCAAAAGTGTAGTTTTGGACGCCACCTTTCTAAAGAAGTGGCAAAGACAGATGGTATTAAAAAAGTTTCCCGATGCGGTGCTCATCTGGATAACAGCCAGCGAAGAGGAGATATTAAAAAGACTTAACTCAAGGGAAGACATATCCGATGCGGACGTTGAAATATACCTAAAACAAAAAGAAATCTTTGAACCCCCGCAAGAAGCCTTCATACTGGATACTACAAAAAACTCCGGTTATATTAGGGAGAGGCTGAAAGAGATTCTGGAGCGATCACACTCTTAA
- a CDS encoding curli assembly protein CsgG gives MVFAGILLIVSLSFASLDQCNPRLSVEDASRQASQFVGKVYSINLSRNKKGECYYRVRGSEGTALVDVNSGKLIRFYRKTE, from the coding sequence ATGGTGTTTGCAGGTATTTTGTTGATAGTTAGCTTGAGTTTCGCATCCCTGGACCAGTGTAACCCAAGGCTCAGCGTGGAAGATGCAAGCAGGCAGGCATCCCAATTTGTTGGGAAAGTCTACAGTATAAATCTTTCAAGGAACAAAAAAGGGGAGTGCTACTATAGGGTTAGGGGTTCAGAAGGAACCGCTCTGGTAGATGTAAACAGCGGAAAGCTAATTAGGTTTTACAGAAAGACGGAGTAA
- a CDS encoding PHP domain-containing protein — translation MIDTVLLIIFASALYILVVFLFPFKWIKAEHVNDLPEKIPNLFVYSYQVHIHTQFSYDSLGKPEDIFSAMEREGIDFALITDHDNDSFKHFCNNKTIAGVERKINGKDGILGDLLEIGKLKIIAHPFKEKYRWKLNKEGYFLELIDLKDALLEDKKKLFFFLPAVMLLYPFIKEKSLEILKKVIDVKSYAVRYIQEGWNNPILGGLDHHTKIYVREVGKRILFPSYSQSFYLMRNFLITNRPVNSATELLDAMLLGLNLISFQRKVFLAYKDGANVRVLSPYENFLALHITERSKRYYQGCNLRLPIEEGRNVYVGFLYSFKLKNIYFGIKPALLFVLSSPPELFSKNVEKASSGMGI, via the coding sequence GTGATAGATACTGTCCTTTTAATTATCTTTGCATCTGCGCTTTACATTCTGGTGGTTTTCCTTTTTCCTTTTAAATGGATAAAGGCTGAGCATGTAAATGACCTGCCTGAGAAAATCCCCAACCTTTTTGTCTATTCTTACCAAGTTCACATTCACACCCAGTTTTCTTACGACTCTTTGGGAAAACCAGAAGACATTTTCTCTGCAATGGAAAGGGAAGGTATAGACTTTGCTCTGATAACAGACCACGATAATGACAGCTTTAAGCATTTTTGCAACAACAAAACCATTGCTGGAGTGGAAAGGAAGATAAATGGCAAAGACGGGATACTGGGAGACCTCTTAGAGATTGGCAAGCTTAAAATCATAGCCCATCCCTTTAAGGAAAAATACAGGTGGAAACTCAACAAAGAAGGTTATTTTTTGGAACTAATAGACCTAAAAGACGCCCTTCTTGAAGACAAAAAGAAGCTGTTTTTCTTCCTGCCTGCGGTAATGCTTCTGTATCCCTTTATCAAAGAAAAATCCCTTGAAATTCTAAAGAAGGTTATAGATGTAAAAAGTTATGCTGTAAGATACATCCAAGAGGGTTGGAACAATCCCATCTTGGGAGGACTGGACCACCACACCAAAATCTACGTAAGGGAGGTAGGCAAAAGAATTCTTTTCCCCTCTTATTCTCAGTCTTTCTATCTTATGAGAAACTTTTTGATAACCAACAGGCCCGTAAATTCAGCAACTGAGCTCCTGGACGCTATGCTATTAGGTTTAAACCTTATCTCCTTCCAGAGAAAGGTGTTTTTGGCTTACAAAGACGGAGCCAATGTCAGGGTTCTCTCTCCTTACGAAAACTTTTTAGCTTTGCATATTACAGAAAGATCAAAGAGATATTACCAAGGCTGTAATTTACGCTTACCGATTGAGGAAGGCAGGAATGTATACGTGGGTTTTCTTTATTCTTTCAAGCTCAAAAACATTTACTTTGGAATAAAACCAGCTTTGCTTTTTGTTTTATCTTCCCCACCTGAGCTTTTCTCTAAGAATGTAGAAAAAGCTTCTTCTGGGATGGGTATATAG
- a CDS encoding ferritin-like domain-containing protein produces MSKKELISLLLYDVALEHSAIVQYLYHIFLITDANITSEIEEIARQEMRHLKWFAQKVVQLGGEVVLDRLEDMIMVGGPDWADMLSKDVLAEEMAIEIYTKQLEIVKDDSVKRLLERVIKDENTHRFEFSELRDKVKEGMICYQEERQKVDPKTLEVLNKFLQEEYASIIKYLYQFFHSKDINHRDVMLDVAIESMVHMGKIGEKIGELGGMPNMKTDFSPIKYKSMQESLKEDIAFEQQAMGEYEKDIKSSADPEIKRLFEFIEHQEEYHRHMLLELFKKMRKLTVGDLRKSKND; encoded by the coding sequence ATGAGCAAAAAAGAGCTTATAAGCTTACTACTTTATGATGTTGCCTTAGAACACTCTGCCATAGTGCAGTATCTTTATCACATATTTCTTATAACCGATGCCAACATAACCTCCGAAATAGAAGAGATAGCCAGGCAAGAGATGCGCCACCTAAAGTGGTTTGCCCAAAAGGTAGTTCAGCTTGGAGGAGAGGTAGTCCTTGACAGGTTAGAGGACATGATAATGGTGGGTGGTCCAGACTGGGCAGACATGCTCTCAAAAGATGTGCTTGCGGAAGAGATGGCTATAGAGATATACACAAAGCAGTTGGAGATTGTAAAAGACGACTCGGTGAAAAGGCTCTTAGAAAGAGTCATAAAGGACGAAAACACCCATAGGTTTGAGTTTAGTGAGTTAAGAGACAAGGTTAAAGAGGGGATGATTTGTTACCAAGAAGAAAGACAAAAAGTAGATCCAAAAACCTTAGAGGTGCTCAACAAGTTCCTACAGGAGGAGTATGCAAGCATAATAAAATACCTTTATCAGTTCTTCCACTCAAAGGACATAAACCACAGGGATGTTATGCTTGATGTGGCCATAGAGAGCATGGTGCATATGGGGAAGATAGGAGAAAAGATAGGAGAGCTTGGCGGTATGCCCAATATGAAGACGGACTTCTCACCTATAAAATACAAGAGCATGCAGGAAAGTTTGAAAGAAGATATAGCTTTTGAACAGCAAGCTATGGGTGAGTATGAGAAGGACATAAAAAGCTCAGCAGACCCAGAAATAAAAAGGCTTTTTGAATTTATAGAGCACCAAGAAGAGTATCACAGACATATGCTGCTGGAACTTTTTAAGAAGATGAGAAAACTCACGGTGGGAGATCTGAGAAAGAGCAAAAATGATTGA
- the trpS gene encoding tryptophan--tRNA ligase — translation MKVLSGMRPTGKLHLGHYFGVIKNWLELQEKHETFYMIADWHALTTGYKSTEQIKENIEQVMIDWIALGLDPNKSTLFIQSQVKEELELFLIFSMITPKSWLEWNPTYKDMKLNLLRISDLELSFKGGLRDLVKEFLAKVPYKIVDFEALEEVLLDALSDSFIRAVFDGFLEPEILSRLNVSRKDFYDTDTYGFLGYPVLQAVDILIYKAEAVPVGEDQLPHIELSREIARRFNQLYGEVFPEPKALLTETPKLLGTDGRKMSKSYNNAIFFADEKEEVRQKVMKFFTDPQKLRKGDPGRPHLCPVFFYHRLFTSSETTQQIEVDCMSGTLGCVDCKKIMFEGLESFLEPIREKRLEVEKSIKDIKEVFIEGSERAKQIAKQTLEEVREKMKL, via the coding sequence ATGAAAGTGCTTAGTGGCATGAGGCCTACAGGCAAACTTCACTTAGGTCATTACTTTGGCGTTATCAAAAACTGGCTGGAGCTCCAGGAAAAGCACGAGACCTTTTACATGATAGCAGACTGGCATGCGCTAACTACAGGATACAAAAGCACGGAGCAAATAAAGGAAAACATAGAGCAGGTAATGATAGATTGGATAGCCCTTGGTTTGGACCCAAACAAAAGCACGCTTTTCATCCAATCCCAAGTAAAGGAAGAGTTAGAACTCTTTCTCATCTTTTCTATGATCACGCCAAAAAGCTGGCTTGAGTGGAACCCAACCTACAAAGACATGAAGTTAAACCTTCTGAGGATTTCAGACTTGGAGCTTAGTTTTAAGGGGGGATTGAGAGACTTAGTTAAAGAGTTTCTTGCCAAGGTCCCATACAAGATAGTTGATTTTGAAGCTTTGGAAGAGGTGCTTTTAGACGCTTTATCTGATAGCTTCATAAGGGCTGTCTTTGATGGTTTTTTGGAACCTGAGATACTAAGCAGGTTAAACGTTTCACGGAAGGACTTTTACGATACGGACACATACGGCTTTTTGGGCTATCCAGTTTTGCAGGCTGTGGACATTTTAATATACAAGGCTGAAGCTGTGCCTGTGGGAGAAGACCAACTTCCGCACATAGAGCTAAGTAGGGAAATTGCCAGAAGATTCAATCAACTTTACGGAGAGGTCTTTCCAGAACCAAAGGCATTGCTAACAGAAACTCCAAAGCTTTTGGGAACAGACGGAAGAAAGATGAGTAAGTCATATAACAACGCCATATTTTTTGCGGATGAAAAGGAGGAGGTCAGGCAGAAGGTTATGAAGTTTTTCACAGATCCCCAAAAGCTCAGAAAGGGAGATCCCGGAAGACCTCACTTATGCCCAGTTTTCTTTTACCATCGCCTATTTACCAGCAGTGAGACCACACAGCAGATAGAGGTTGATTGCATGAGCGGAACCTTAGGCTGTGTGGATTGTAAAAAGATCATGTTTGAAGGTTTGGAAAGCTTTTTAGAACCCATAAGGGAAAAAAGACTGGAGGTGGAAAAATCCATTAAAGACATTAAAGAAGTGTTTATAGAAGGTTCCGAAAGAGCTAAGCAGATTGCAAAACAAACCTTAGAGGAAGTTAGGGAAAAGATGAAGCTGTGA
- a CDS encoding NAD(+)/NADH kinase, translating into MKVLLFVKNSPNALDTAESIRKFLEDKGIGVKIFINEPGKAPEEENYKLTIVIGGDGTFLAGARFSAVQGIPVLGINEGKFGFLTEVDRDECFSIIQEILEGKLRPQKRMMISAFVEDKLIGHYLNDVVLSKLSLARMVDVEAFVDGEFMVRVYGDGILLSTPTGSTAYALSAGGPIVHPSLETILFVPICPHTLSNRPVLIPPNLEISLVSSSPTFLTLDGQEGMEVEPKKKITVKKSPYYCTLYTHPRRSFFYILREKLRWGR; encoded by the coding sequence ATGAAAGTGCTTTTGTTTGTAAAGAACTCTCCCAATGCCTTAGATACAGCGGAAAGTATTCGGAAGTTTTTAGAAGACAAAGGTATTGGAGTAAAAATCTTCATCAACGAGCCAGGGAAAGCTCCAGAAGAAGAGAACTACAAGCTAACCATAGTGATAGGAGGGGATGGCACCTTTTTGGCTGGAGCAAGGTTTTCTGCAGTCCAAGGCATACCTGTTTTGGGCATCAATGAGGGTAAGTTCGGTTTTTTGACGGAGGTTGATAGGGACGAATGCTTTAGTATTATTCAGGAAATTTTGGAAGGAAAGCTAAGACCTCAAAAAAGGATGATGATCTCCGCCTTTGTGGAAGATAAGTTAATAGGACACTATCTTAACGATGTGGTCCTTTCTAAGCTCAGTTTGGCGAGAATGGTGGATGTGGAAGCTTTTGTAGATGGGGAATTTATGGTAAGGGTTTATGGAGATGGTATCTTGCTTTCCACACCAACAGGTTCTACAGCCTACGCACTGTCTGCAGGAGGACCCATAGTCCATCCTTCTTTAGAAACCATTTTGTTTGTTCCCATATGCCCTCACACCCTATCTAACAGACCCGTGTTAATCCCACCCAATTTAGAGATAAGCCTTGTCTCTAGCTCTCCTACCTTCTTGACCCTTGACGGACAGGAGGGAATGGAAGTAGAACCTAAAAAAAAGATCACTGTCAAAAAATCGCCCTATTACTGCACCCTATATACCCATCCCAGAAGAAGCTTTTTCTACATTCTTAGAGAAAAGCTCAGGTGGGGAAGATAA
- a CDS encoding D-sedoheptulose 7-phosphate isomerase has protein sequence MIDLVINSFRESADVKLAFVETYAERLLEVGKIIANALKDGNKVLLFGNGGSAADAQHIAAEIVGRFKKERKALPAIALTTDTSILTAVGNDYGFETIFERQIEALCMPGDIAIGITTSGNSENVIRGLRKAHDLGATTVALTGRNGGKVVDIAHYSFVVPSYDTARIQECHITIGHVLCEIVEHLL, from the coding sequence ATGATTGATTTGGTGATAAATTCCTTCAGGGAAAGTGCGGACGTAAAGCTTGCCTTTGTGGAAACTTACGCAGAAAGGCTCTTGGAAGTGGGGAAAATAATAGCCAACGCACTGAAGGATGGAAACAAGGTCTTACTTTTTGGAAACGGTGGAAGCGCAGCGGATGCCCAACACATAGCGGCGGAGATCGTGGGAAGGTTTAAGAAAGAAAGAAAAGCATTGCCAGCTATAGCTCTAACAACCGATACTTCTATACTTACTGCAGTGGGAAATGATTACGGCTTTGAAACCATATTTGAAAGACAGATAGAAGCCCTCTGCATGCCCGGAGACATAGCCATAGGCATAACCACTTCTGGCAATTCAGAAAATGTTATAAGGGGTCTGAGAAAAGCCCACGACCTTGGAGCTACAACTGTAGCTCTGACTGGAAGGAACGGAGGAAAGGTAGTAGATATTGCCCATTATTCTTTTGTAGTCCCATCTTACGACACAGCAAGAATACAAGAATGCCACATAACCATCGGACATGTGCTTTGTGAAATAGTAGAGCATCTTTTATGA
- a CDS encoding protein kinase — MSLLYELMDVGNLKHYINTFGVLSEDQALKIIFQVGKGLEFLHSRGYIHGDVKPENIMLVGKSPLC, encoded by the coding sequence TTGTCTTTACTATACGAACTTATGGATGTGGGAAATCTAAAACACTACATAAACACCTTTGGAGTGCTTTCGGAAGATCAAGCCTTGAAAATAATATTTCAAGTAGGCAAAGGGTTGGAGTTCTTACACAGCAGAGGCTATATACATGGGGATGTAAAGCCGGAAAACATCATGCTTGTTGGAAAGTCACCCTTATGTTAG
- a CDS encoding S41 family peptidase, whose amino-acid sequence MLLLLLVYVSYAQEHCTKEEIVSKLRDYISRYYLWKHKIDTLPEWKDESDAIAFLRSKGDRWTTITKLEDDRNWYSGSKILGIGIRWDEDGTIVKVFDNSPAQRAGLKPKDIIYSINGETDRSKWSTVIRSTPADKPVKLVVIKDGIFVEMEIFKDYFVVSPIEEKRIVHLGNKKLGYIHLVNFTNPAVKGFAEALQYFKEEGVDALIINLSNNSGGLISVAKAIADMLISGEGVMFYLESSTNGISVYEFKKEKMLDKPIFVIVNKNTASAAELLASLLRRYAGAIVAGEPTVGKYVGSNMYPLNDCGLVLRLITFAMKLPDGSFVVGEKGLEPDCRVEKGNLEKALDCFKSVIAPESLSASP is encoded by the coding sequence TTGTTACTATTGCTTTTGGTCTATGTCTCTTACGCCCAGGAACATTGTACAAAAGAAGAGATAGTTTCTAAGCTTAGGGATTATATCTCGCGCTACTATCTGTGGAAGCACAAAATAGACACACTCCCAGAATGGAAGGACGAATCGGATGCTATAGCTTTCCTAAGATCAAAGGGGGATAGATGGACTACTATAACTAAGTTAGAAGACGACAGAAACTGGTATTCTGGATCAAAAATCCTTGGCATAGGCATCAGGTGGGATGAGGACGGCACCATAGTTAAGGTGTTTGACAACTCGCCCGCTCAAAGGGCTGGCTTAAAACCAAAAGACATAATCTATTCAATAAACGGTGAAACTGACAGAAGTAAATGGAGCACGGTCATAAGAAGCACGCCTGCGGACAAACCCGTCAAACTGGTAGTTATTAAAGACGGTATTTTTGTAGAAATGGAGATCTTCAAGGACTATTTTGTCGTAAGTCCCATTGAAGAAAAACGAATAGTACATTTGGGCAACAAAAAATTAGGCTACATCCATCTTGTTAATTTTACCAATCCTGCGGTAAAGGGTTTTGCAGAGGCTCTGCAGTATTTTAAAGAGGAAGGTGTTGATGCCCTGATAATTAACCTAAGCAACAACAGTGGAGGGCTTATATCGGTGGCAAAGGCTATAGCGGACATGCTCATAAGTGGGGAGGGCGTAATGTTCTACTTGGAAAGTTCAACAAACGGTATAAGCGTGTATGAATTTAAAAAGGAGAAAATGCTTGATAAACCCATTTTCGTTATAGTGAACAAAAACACAGCTTCAGCGGCAGAGCTTTTGGCGAGTTTGCTTAGAAGATACGCAGGGGCAATAGTTGCAGGAGAACCAACAGTTGGAAAATACGTTGGGAGTAACATGTATCCTTTGAACGACTGCGGTTTAGTTTTGAGGTTAATCACCTTTGCAATGAAACTTCCAGATGGCAGTTTTGTAGTTGGAGAGAAGGGCTTGGAACCAGACTGTAGAGTAGAAAAAGGTAATTTAGAAAAGGCATTAGATTGTTTTAAGAGTGTGATCGCTCCAGAATCTCTTTCAGCCTCTCCCTAA
- a CDS encoding MFS transporter: protein MRFIKTDLTCRLDALPWTGFHTRFVVALGITWVLDAFEVVIVSAVLKPMAKQLELSTQQASLLVSGFLIGAIIGSLLFGYLADKFGRKSLFIITLLLYSGGTFLTGFADSFEFAMLCRILAGAGLGGEFAAIQSAIDEFVPARHRGKVDGTITALWNLGSIMASLSGLYLLKTFDESFAWRVAYFLGGILALLIVFIRLYVPESPRWLIAKNRIKEAEEIVKRVEKEAGFSPKAESCDIPVFEGSIFDATKIILTRYRWQFIFSASMSFTILTTYYGMITFLPLVLSKVYNLSSLEVSSVLFFGSVGGLIGGLTVAFLNDNLGRKPLGIGISFLSMLAVFLFLLKGVDPRVLYFVYSLIAFSFASVAYVIATEIYPSYIRAYAIGVLSVIGRLSGAFAPAAVVSIANQDYRLGIFTIASFWLVGFTSFLIYSIKGKETKGKPIEQIS, encoded by the coding sequence ATGAGGTTTATAAAAACTGATCTAACCTGTAGGTTGGATGCGTTGCCCTGGACGGGTTTTCATACAAGATTCGTAGTTGCTTTGGGCATTACTTGGGTTTTGGATGCCTTTGAGGTGGTCATAGTGAGCGCGGTTCTCAAGCCTATGGCAAAACAGCTGGAGCTTTCTACTCAACAGGCATCCCTTTTAGTAAGTGGCTTTCTCATAGGTGCCATAATAGGTTCTTTGCTGTTTGGATACCTTGCGGACAAGTTCGGCAGAAAGAGCCTTTTTATCATAACTCTTCTTCTATACTCTGGTGGAACTTTTTTGACAGGCTTTGCAGATAGCTTTGAGTTTGCGATGTTATGCAGAATACTCGCTGGTGCAGGCTTAGGTGGAGAGTTTGCAGCTATTCAGTCAGCCATAGATGAGTTTGTGCCTGCACGCCACAGAGGAAAGGTAGATGGAACCATAACTGCTCTCTGGAACTTGGGTAGCATAATGGCTTCCCTGTCTGGTCTCTATCTTCTTAAAACCTTTGACGAATCCTTTGCCTGGAGGGTAGCATACTTTTTAGGAGGAATTCTTGCCTTGTTGATAGTCTTTATAAGGCTTTACGTGCCAGAATCCCCAAGGTGGCTAATAGCCAAAAACAGAATAAAGGAAGCGGAGGAGATAGTCAAAAGGGTAGAAAAAGAAGCTGGCTTTTCTCCAAAGGCAGAAAGCTGTGATATACCAGTATTTGAAGGCAGCATCTTTGATGCTACAAAGATAATCCTTACAAGGTACAGATGGCAGTTCATATTTAGCGCATCCATGAGCTTTACTATTTTGACTACTTACTACGGCATGATAACTTTCTTGCCACTGGTTCTTTCAAAGGTTTATAACCTTTCTTCTCTGGAAGTGTCCAGCGTGCTGTTTTTTGGAAGCGTGGGTGGCTTGATAGGTGGTTTAACAGTAGCCTTTTTAAACGATAATCTGGGAAGGAAACCCTTGGGCATAGGTATAAGCTTTTTGTCCATGCTTGCTGTTTTTCTCTTTCTGTTAAAAGGCGTAGATCCAAGAGTATTGTACTTTGTGTATTCCTTGATTGCATTTTCCTTTGCGTCCGTGGCTTATGTGATAGCTACCGAGATATATCCTTCCTACATAAGAGCATACGCCATAGGCGTGCTTTCTGTAATTGGCCGATTGTCTGGTGCCTTTGCTCCGGCGGCAGTGGTCTCCATAGCAAACCAAGACTATAGGTTGGGCATTTTTACTATTGCCAGCTTTTGGCTAGTTGGTTTTACAAGCTTTTTAATCTACTCAATAAAGGGCAAAGAGACAAAAGGAAAACCTATAGAGCAGATAAGCTAA
- the murD gene encoding UDP-N-acetylmuramoyl-L-alanine--D-glutamate ligase produces MSKFLVWGLGISGRAVVRLLKSKGYEVYVGDDKDKADFREFLPLVDTVVLSPGIPPNHPLWKEALRLGLDVIGELELAWRFFRGRAIAITGTDGKSTTTRLTYLMLSKFFKEVEEGGNIGVPFSEVVLKNPECLAVLEVSSFQGKTLKSFRPIGGAFLNFSTDHLDWHPNLEDYLQSKYNIFSRQREEDFLAVNAFQEETKNTPTKARKILIGEKEAHIKDGKAYIFGREVFSLDRLNIVGVHNAFNMLTAAVIAQMLGVPEEVIKDVAYTFRGLPYRLEYMGEFNGIRIYNDSKSTTPNALRSALESMPDHKVILIAGGKDKGLDFESLSSLVRKKVKACLLIGEAKEKIAKAWNKATDVYLLSSLEEAVEKALRIAQRGDVILFSPACASFDMFRDYKERGERFKSLVEEFYEVYKN; encoded by the coding sequence ATGTCTAAGTTCTTGGTGTGGGGCTTGGGAATAAGCGGGCGAGCAGTGGTAAGGCTCTTAAAAAGCAAAGGCTACGAGGTTTATGTAGGAGACGATAAAGATAAAGCGGACTTTAGAGAATTCTTGCCTTTGGTGGATACAGTGGTTTTATCTCCAGGAATACCTCCTAACCATCCACTTTGGAAAGAAGCTTTAAGGCTTGGGTTAGACGTTATAGGTGAGCTGGAGCTTGCCTGGAGGTTTTTTAGAGGAAGGGCTATAGCCATAACTGGCACAGACGGAAAATCTACAACCACAAGGCTAACCTATCTGATGCTAAGTAAGTTTTTCAAAGAGGTTGAGGAAGGTGGCAATATAGGAGTTCCCTTTTCGGAGGTAGTTTTAAAAAATCCAGAGTGTTTGGCGGTTTTAGAAGTTTCTTCCTTTCAAGGGAAGACCTTAAAAAGCTTTCGCCCCATAGGGGGTGCCTTTTTAAACTTTTCTACGGACCACTTGGACTGGCATCCCAATTTAGAGGACTATCTTCAAAGTAAATACAACATATTTTCAAGGCAGAGGGAAGAGGACTTTTTAGCTGTGAATGCCTTTCAAGAAGAGACGAAAAACACACCTACCAAAGCACGAAAGATTTTAATAGGTGAAAAGGAAGCTCACATAAAGGACGGAAAAGCTTACATTTTTGGAAGGGAGGTTTTTAGCTTGGATAGGTTAAACATAGTTGGCGTGCACAACGCTTTTAACATGCTAACCGCTGCGGTCATAGCTCAAATGCTCGGTGTTCCAGAAGAGGTCATAAAGGATGTGGCTTACACTTTTAGAGGACTTCCCTACAGGCTGGAGTATATGGGAGAGTTCAACGGCATTAGAATATACAACGATTCTAAATCCACCACGCCCAACGCACTTAGGTCCGCCCTTGAGAGCATGCCAGACCATAAGGTTATACTCATAGCGGGTGGCAAGGACAAAGGCTTGGACTTTGAAAGTCTGTCTTCTTTGGTTAGAAAGAAGGTAAAAGCCTGTCTATTGATAGGAGAAGCAAAAGAAAAGATTGCCAAAGCTTGGAACAAAGCCACGGATGTTTACCTTCTTAGCAGTTTGGAAGAGGCAGTGGAGAAAGCTTTACGCATTGCCCAAAGGGGAGACGTGATACTCTTCTCTCCTGCTTGCGCTTCCTTTGACATGTTCAGAGATTACAAGGAGAGGGGAGAGAGGTTTAAGTCTCTTGTGGAGGAGTTCTATGAGGTTTATAAAAACTGA